DNA sequence from the Rubrobacter naiadicus genome:
CGATGAAGCCCAGGCTTGAGTGGACCGGGCTGCGTCCCGCTACCCACGATAGCATACCCCTGATCGGTAAGGTGCCAGGCTTGAATAACTTCTACCTAGCTACGGGACACGGAATGCTCGGCGTGACCCACGCCCCCGCTACTGCCAGAATGCTGGCGCCGCTGGTGCTCGAGGACCGGCCGGTGCCCGAACTGGAACCGTTCAAGCTCGAGAGGTTTGTGGGAAAGGGGAAGTAATGGAAAACAGCGGCCAAGAGGGAGGGTTCAAGAGAGAACTCTCTCTTATGGATATGACCCTGGTAGGATTCGGCTCGATAATAGGCTCAGGCTGGTTGTTTGCCTCCAGCAAGGTGGCCAGTATTGCCGGGCCTGCAGGAGCAATCTCTTGGATAATAGGCGGGATCTCGGTGATCCTGCTCGGTCTGGTATACGCTGAGTTGGGAGGCTCCGTACCGCGGGCAGGGGGTGTTATCCGCTATCCGGCCTACTCCCACGGACCCCTTGTGGGTTATCTGATGTCTTTCGTTACCCTGATCGCCTTCTCCAGCCTCACGGCGATCGAGGTCGAGGCTGCTCGCCAGTATGCGACCTCTTGGTGGCCAGCACTCTCTCAGCCAGGGACCACCACTACTCCGACAGCGCTAGGTTGGTTCGTGCAGTTGGGGCTTTTGTGCATCTTCTTCCTCCTGAACTACTGGAGCATCACCTCGTTTGCGAAATCCAACGCCATACTCACCATCATCAAGTTTGTCGTCCCATCTGTCACGATTGTCTTCTTGTTGAGCCAGCTGAAGACGGCAAACTTCAGCGTCCACGGCTTCGCGCCCTTCGGTTTCTCCGGTGTTGAAGCTGCGATTCCGACTGGAGGAGTGATCTTCGCTTACCTGGGGCTGCAGCCGGTAGTTGGCTTCGCGAGCGAAGCCAAAAATCCGCAGCGGACCGTACCTATCGCGCTCATTCTTTCTGTAGTACTCTCAGCTATAGTCTATGTCCTACTCCAAGTGGCATTTATCGGGGGGATCCCCACGCACATGCTGAGCAAGGGCTGGGTGGGTGTAGAGAACGAGTTCAGCCTTCCCTTCAGGGATATTGCGGTGGCGCTCGGGTTTGGATGGCTGGCGGCACTGGTCACCTTCGACGCGATTATCTCACCCAGCGGTACAGCCAATATCTACCTTCCCTCGACTGCTCGTGTGGTCTACGGCTGGGCCCGCAACGGTACTCTGTTCAAAATCTTCGGCCGAGTCGAACCGAGGTCTGGTATTCCACGTCCTGCTTTGTGGCTCTCGTTCTTTCTGTCCATCTTCTGGACGTTACCGTTCCCTTCCTGGGGAGTTCTTATTAACGTGGTTTCTTCGGCCCTAATCTTTAGCTACGCCGTAGCGCCGATCTCTGCTTACGCCCTCCGTCGTAATGTCCCCAACCTTCCACGCCCCTTCCACCTGAAGGGTATGAGCATAATAGGTCCGATCTCTTTCATCATAGCTTCGCTTATCGTTTACTGGACCGGATGGCAGACAGATTCCTGGCTACTGGGCATTCAGCTTCTGATGTTCGTAATATATGTCCTCGCGAGGAAGGCGGTACCTACCGACCAAGTCAGCTTCGCCCAACAACTCAGATCTTCTTGGTGGCTCGTGTTCTACTACATAGTGATAATCCTTCTCTCCTGGCTGGGAAGTTTTGGTGGATCGAATATCATCCCTAGCCCCTGGGATCAGATACTCGTTGTTATAGCCTCCGTCATCGCTTACTATTGGGGGGGACGCACCGGGCTTCCTGAACCGGCGCTCGACGAGGACAAGGTGGAGACCGAGACGGTACCAGCTCCCCCCAGCTTTCTCGGCCGCGAAGATCCTGAATCATCGCGGTGACTCGGAAACGGGGCCACGGAGCGAACTTCACCACAGATACTGACCTCGCTCATCACGGTAGGAAAGCCATGACCAGAACAGAGGCCACACCAGCGCTGGAGTTGCAACGGTCTGGTGGACACTTTGTCACTACGCCACCGTCACCTCCTTTGCTCCGAACTCCTCGAACCTCTCCGGGCTGACGTATCCGAGCGAGGAGTGCAACCGCCTGCGGTTGTAGAAGCCTTCCAGGTACTCGAACACGGCGCTCCTCGCGGCAGCCCGGCTCGGGAAGCGGCGAGGATGGACGAGTTCGACCTTCAGCGTCGCGACGAAGCTCTCGGAGATGGCGCTCTGTCCAGCGCTGATCCCACCCTCCCCATCGACGGAACTATCCTGGCCTCTTCCAGCTTCTTGCCGAAGGAGAGCGCGGTGTACTGGGTGCCCCTCTCGGAATGGTGTATGAGACCCGCTTCGGGCTTGCGCCTCCAGAGGGCCATCTCCAGAGCGTCGACGACGAGCTCGGCGCGCAGGTGGCTCGCCGTCGCCCAGCCGACGATCTTCCTGGAGTAGACGTCCAGCACAAACGCCAGGTGGAGAAACCCCTCTTCGGTGCGCACGTATGTTTTATGTCCGCCGTCCAGAGCCTGTCGGGGGCGGTGGCGCGGAAGTTCCTGACTTCACGAGGTCCTGAGCGGGCGTGGCACGAGGATCGCGACGGGTGGTCCTCCTCTTCCTGCCTCGAACGCAGCCCCGAATCCCGGTTTCCCGCATCAGCCTCGCCACCCTGCACCGGCCGCACCGAATCCCGAGGGCACGCAGCTCGGCGTGCACCCTGGGGTAGCCGTAGGTCTCTCTGCTCCTCTTGTGCATTTCCACGATACGCTCGGTGAGGGCCGCATCCTCGCGGCTCCTCCTGGAGGGTGGTCTCATCATCTTCCAGCTCATCATCTTCCAGGCGTAGTAGCCGCTCTTTGAGACGCCGACCGTTCTGCACAACAACGCAACGGGAAAGCGCGCCCTCTCCACGTCGGCGAACCTGAAGCGGCTCACCGACTCCCGATCTCCTTCCTGGCGAAGAAGGCGGTCGCTTTTCTTAAGATCTCTTTCTCTTGGCGCAGGGGCTTCACCTCGCGACGGAGCCTGCGCAGCTCCTCCTTCTCCTCGGTGGTGAGCTCCTCGCGCTCGCTCTCGTCGATCTCGTCCTGCTTGACCCAGGTGCGTAAGGTTTCGACGCTGACGCCGAGTTCGTTGGCTACCCTGGGTATGGGGTGATCTTCATTCGAAGCTCGCACCAGCCGGATGGCCTCGCGGTGGAATTCCGGCGGGTACGGCGGTCTGGTTCTGGGCACTTGTCCTCCTTCGCGTGGACTTCCGAGATCAAGTCTCCATCAGTCCACCAAACCGTAGCAAGTCCAAAGAGGCGAAGGGGCTTTCCTTGCTCGCTCCAACTACTCAAGGTGGGCAGGGCTACCCGGCTCCACCAGCACTCGTTCAGGAAACCCACCGCCCAGGTGTCGGGATCTCTGCTGCGGCTACCCTCGCCTCTCTGTGAGCCCCTCCTCGAAGGCGACGTTTGCGGCCATCGCAAGAGTCCACAGGCTCGTGTCGTACCCGAACTCCCTCGGGGAGCGGTGGAGCATCTGCCGCAAGACCTCGGCGCTCTGTTCGTCTAAAGCGACATGGAAGCGCTTGGGGCATGAGGAGCCGGGCGTGAGAGCGTCGAGTCCACGCTCGTTGAAAGCGTGGATGGCATTACTGACCGTCTGTGAGCCGCATCCCAGACTCTGGGCTATCTTCGGAGGGGATCGTCCGCGAGAACTCGCCAGGAGTATCTGGGATCGGCGTATCACGAAAGCGTCTTTGGAGCGCAGAGAGGCTTCCAAGCCTCGCGTGCTCCTCTGGCGACAACGAACGTACAAAGATGGGAGGCTTCATGCAGACCACTATAGCTCATCGCACACAACATCTATAAGAAGGGCCGGAAGTGCCCTGGACAACGCCATGGCAGAGAAGAGTTTCCTTCTCGACGCTTAAGGCCGAGCTGGTGAGCAAACTGCAGTTCCCAGCCGTCGGACTTGGGCTACAGGAGTCCAGCAAAGTTCGAGGAGAGAATAGAAGAATCTAGAGTTGCGTAAGATCGACGTGTCCGCTCTAGCGTGGTAATCCCAGCCAGGCTCTTGTTGGGGATAATGACTCTCCGCGGGCAGGCTTGTCCGCGGAGCGCTTGACCGAGGAGAGCGAGAAGGAGAAGGTACGGGCGGCCTTTAAGCCTTGGGCATGCCGCGTTCGACGGCGGAGACGATCTTGTGTCTGAGATCTTCGGAGTGACCGTTCATGATCCCTCGGCTCGTCCTCGCTGCAACGTGCTGTCGGAGATGTTGAGCAACCGCAGATGAAGAGCGGGTTGGCGTCAGCTCACTATTGTCTGCAACGCGCTGTCAGCCAGCGTGTACGGCGTCGATGTATTCCAAGACCTCGTCCACGGAGACGACGTCGCCGTACTTGGCGTCTATGTCGTAGAGGTTGGCCTCGTGGGCTTCGGGGTTGCGGTCGCCTACGGCCTCGCGCGGAACGACGGGCCTGAAGCCGTGCTGGAGGGCGTCGACGGCGGTGGCCCGCACGCAGCCCGAGGTCGAGGCTCCCGTGATGATCAGGGTGTCCACCCCGGCGGCGGTGAGCAGGGCCCCGAGCGGAGTCCCGAAGAAAGCGGAGGCGAAGAGCTTGTTCAGTACGGGCTCGGAGGCGCGCGGTGCTATGCGCGGGTCGACCTCCGCCCAGCGGCTGCCAGCCTCCAGCGTGAGCAGCGCCGGCACCTTGTCTATGAACGCGGCGGCGGTGAGCCTGTCGGACTCCCGGTAGGCGACGGTGGTGAAGACCACGGGAATCTCCGCTGCGCGGGCGGCTTGGAGGAGCTTCCGGATCTCCTCGACCGGCCCTTCGAGGTCGCAGGCGAGCGGCGACTCTGGGTCGGTGAAGCCGAGCGTCATGTCTATGACGGCGAGGGCGGGGCGGCGGCCGAAGCCGCCGCGTCCGCCGAAGCCCTCGATATGCATCCTCTCACCCCCTGCCGTTCGCCCGCGCCGCGCCGAGCTCGTGCGAGAGCCACTCGTTGAATTTGCGGCGGGTCTCGGCGATGATCCTGCGCTGCTCCGCAAGCGGCGGCAGGTCGCCGTGGTCGAAGGCGGGCGGCTCGGGACGGGAGGCCCGGATCTCCTCGCGCCTCGACTGCGTCGCCGCGGCGTCCACCGAGCCGTCTTCGTCCAAGACGACCCCGTACTCGCTCCCGGCGGCCTCGCGGCTGACGAGGCCCCAACGCACGTCCTTGGCGACGGCCTCCGGGTCGCGCTCCAGCGGGTCGCCGACGCCGCCGGCCCCGGCGGTCTCGAAGACGAGGCGGTCGCCCTCGAAGACCGGGACGTCGCTCACCTTGGAGGGGAGCTCGACGGTCTCGCCACTTTTGCGGATGAGGGTCTTCTTCGAAGGGGCGCCGGGCCTGCCGCCGGCGACGCCGTAGGGGTAGGTGTGGGCGCGGTCGTCCTGGTAGGTGATGCGCCCGTCGGAGATGAATCGGTAGACCTTCCTTATGCCGCAGCCGCCGCGGAACTGCCCCGCCCCGCAGGAGTCGCGGCGGGCGGTGTACTCCTCGACGATCATGGGGTAGTACGTCTCCATGTACTCCGCGGGGACCGCGAGGAACTCCGGCCACCAGGAGTGCCCGTCGAGGCCGTCCTTGCCCGGGATCGCCGGGATGCCGCCGTAGAGGATCTCCATCGTCTGGAACGGCTCGCCGTCCGGCTTGACGCCGGAGTAGACGAAGTTGGGGCTCGTCCCGTAGGAGCCGGAGACGTTGAAGCCGATCGCTTTGGCGTAGACCGCTCCCAAGACGTCGAAGAGGCGCGCCATGACGACCAGGCGGTTGGACAGGGGCGCGGGGTCCTTCGGGCGCAGCACGGAGCCCTCGGGGATGTGGACCTTTATGACGTCCGAGTAGCCGTCGTTGAAGAGGATCGTGGGGTCGACGGCGGAGATCAGGAAGACCCCCGCGAACATCTGGAACATCCGGTGGTTGAGGAGGAAGTTCACGGGGCCGGGGACCTGGGCGTCGGTGCCGGTCCAGTCGAGGTGCAGCGTGTCGCCCTCGCGCCACATGGCGAGCTTGAGCTTTATGGGGCCGTTGCCGAGCCCGTCGTCGTCGGTGTAGTCCTCGAACTCGAAGCGCTCACCCTCCGGGATGAGCTGGCGCATGAGGTTGATGATGCTGGTGCGCGTCCGGTTCAAGAGGGCGTCGCAGGCCTCGAGGTAGGTCTCTTTGCCGAAGCGGTCGCAGATGTCCTTCACCCTTTGCGCGCCCGCCGCCGTGCCCGCGGCTATCGCCATGATGTCCGCGCGGGTCTCGCGCGGGGTGCGCGAGTTGTGGCAGAAGAAGCGCAGGACCTCCTCGTTGAGTTTGCCGCCGTCGTAGAGCTTGACGGGGGGCATGCGCACGCCCTCCTCGTAGATCGATCGGGCGTCGATGGGGATGGATCCGGCGGTCTTGCCGCCGACGTCCATCAGGTTGCCCCACTGCAGAGCGTACCCGACGTGGTCGCCCTCGTAGAAGATCGGTCGCACCAGCAGGATGTCCGGGAGGTGCGAGGTGGAGCCCTCCATCATGTACGGGTCGTTCGTTGCGATGACGTCGCCGTCCTTGAGGTCCTCGACCCTGTAGGGCGAGTTCTCCAGCACCGTGTCCACCGGGCTTCCGAACTGGCCGACGACCATGCGCCCCTGACGGTCGGCGATCAGGGGGAACTCGTCGGCCTGCTCGCGGATGATGGGGCTGACCGCCGTGGTGACGAGCACCCGGTCCATCTCGTAGCGGATGTTCTTGAGGGCGTTCTCGATGATGTCGAGGGTGACGTTGTCTATGTCGTGCTCCCGGACGAAGTCCGGCAGGCCCTGCTCTCTCTCGTTCAGCACCATTCTCAGGCCTCCTCGATCCGGATGTTCCCGAAGCGGTCCACCGCGCCGCGGTAGCCGGGCTCTATGACGGTCGTGGTGTCGTCCTGCACCGCTACGGCAGGCCCCCCGACGGCGTGGCCGGGCCGGAGCCTGGACCGCTCGTAGATCGGGGTCTTAAGCCACTCCCCGCCGAAGT
Encoded proteins:
- a CDS encoding APC family permease; this translates as MENSGQEGGFKRELSLMDMTLVGFGSIIGSGWLFASSKVASIAGPAGAISWIIGGISVILLGLVYAELGGSVPRAGGVIRYPAYSHGPLVGYLMSFVTLIAFSSLTAIEVEAARQYATSWWPALSQPGTTTTPTALGWFVQLGLLCIFFLLNYWSITSFAKSNAILTIIKFVVPSVTIVFLLSQLKTANFSVHGFAPFGFSGVEAAIPTGGVIFAYLGLQPVVGFASEAKNPQRTVPIALILSVVLSAIVYVLLQVAFIGGIPTHMLSKGWVGVENEFSLPFRDIAVALGFGWLAALVTFDAIISPSGTANIYLPSTARVVYGWARNGTLFKIFGRVEPRSGIPRPALWLSFFLSIFWTLPFPSWGVLINVVSSALIFSYAVAPISAYALRRNVPNLPRPFHLKGMSIIGPISFIIASLIVYWTGWQTDSWLLGIQLLMFVIYVLARKAVPTDQVSFAQQLRSSWWLVFYYIVIILLSWLGSFGGSNIIPSPWDQILVVIASVIAYYWGGRTGLPEPALDEDKVETETVPAPPSFLGREDPESSR
- a CDS encoding IS3 family transposase; the protein is MSAGQSAISESFVATLKVELVHPRRFPSRAAARSAVFEYLEGFYNRRRLHSSLGYVSPERFEEFGAKEVTVA
- a CDS encoding DDE-type integrase/transposase/recombinase; translated protein: MRTEEGFLHLAFVLDVYSRKIVGWATASHLRAELVVDALEMALWRRKPEAGLIHHSERGTQYTALSFGKKLEEARIVPSMGRVGSALDRAPSPRASSRR
- a CDS encoding IS3 family transposase, coding for MSRFRFADVERARFPVALLCRTVGVSKSGYYAWKMMSWKMMRPPSRRSREDAALTERIVEMHKRSRETYGYPRVHAELRALGIRCGRCRVARLMRETGIRGCVRGRKRRTTRRDPRATPAQDLVKSGTSAPPPPTGSGRRT
- a CDS encoding transposase, whose translation is MPRTRPPYPPEFHREAIRLVRASNEDHPIPRVANELGVSVETLRTWVKQDEIDESEREELTTEEKEELRRLRREVKPLRQEKEILRKATAFFARKEIGSR
- a CDS encoding helix-turn-helix domain-containing protein, which encodes MEASLRSKDAFVIRRSQILLASSRGRSPPKIAQSLGCGSQTVSNAIHAFNERGLDALTPGSSCPKRFHVALDEQSAEVLRQMLHRSPREFGYDTSLWTLAMAANVAFEEGLTERRG
- a CDS encoding isochorismatase family protein is translated as MHIEGFGGRGGFGRRPALAVIDMTLGFTDPESPLACDLEGPVEEIRKLLQAARAAEIPVVFTTVAYRESDRLTAAAFIDKVPALLTLEAGSRWAEVDPRIAPRASEPVLNKLFASAFFGTPLGALLTAAGVDTLIITGASTSGCVRATAVDALQHGFRPVVPREAVGDRNPEAHEANLYDIDAKYGDVVSVDEVLEYIDAVHAG
- a CDS encoding hydantoinase B/oxoprolinase family protein, which produces MVLNEREQGLPDFVREHDIDNVTLDIIENALKNIRYEMDRVLVTTAVSPIIREQADEFPLIADRQGRMVVGQFGSPVDTVLENSPYRVEDLKDGDVIATNDPYMMEGSTSHLPDILLVRPIFYEGDHVGYALQWGNLMDVGGKTAGSIPIDARSIYEEGVRMPPVKLYDGGKLNEEVLRFFCHNSRTPRETRADIMAIAAGTAAGAQRVKDICDRFGKETYLEACDALLNRTRTSIINLMRQLIPEGERFEFEDYTDDDGLGNGPIKLKLAMWREGDTLHLDWTGTDAQVPGPVNFLLNHRMFQMFAGVFLISAVDPTILFNDGYSDVIKVHIPEGSVLRPKDPAPLSNRLVVMARLFDVLGAVYAKAIGFNVSGSYGTSPNFVYSGVKPDGEPFQTMEILYGGIPAIPGKDGLDGHSWWPEFLAVPAEYMETYYPMIVEEYTARRDSCGAGQFRGGCGIRKVYRFISDGRITYQDDRAHTYPYGVAGGRPGAPSKKTLIRKSGETVELPSKVSDVPVFEGDRLVFETAGAGGVGDPLERDPEAVAKDVRWGLVSREAAGSEYGVVLDEDGSVDAAATQSRREEIRASRPEPPAFDHGDLPPLAEQRRIIAETRRKFNEWLSHELGAARANGRG